A DNA window from Myxococcales bacterium contains the following coding sequences:
- a CDS encoding esterase has product MGPLDCVITGGTDDRGGGDGPMVVLLHGFGAPGEDLVDLASYVEAPPGTRWVFPAAPLALGGPYGDGRAWWMIDLARLEREVAAGRPVDRAIEVPDGLADARAAMLEVLAALARDLGRRDERTVLGGFSQGAMLTVDVALHAPAPVAGLALMSGTLLAEAVWAPRAAALAGVTVFQSHGTRDPLLAFAGAERLRDFMLAAGAEVGFMPFPGGHELPPPVLAGVGELLARTLAA; this is encoded by the coding sequence GTGGGGCCCCTCGACTGCGTGATCACTGGTGGCACCGACGATCGCGGCGGCGGCGACGGCCCGATGGTCGTGCTGCTGCACGGCTTCGGCGCGCCCGGCGAGGATCTGGTCGACCTCGCGAGCTACGTCGAGGCGCCGCCCGGGACCCGCTGGGTGTTCCCGGCCGCGCCGCTGGCGCTCGGCGGCCCCTACGGCGACGGGCGGGCCTGGTGGATGATCGATCTGGCGCGGCTCGAGCGCGAGGTGGCGGCCGGCCGCCCGGTCGATCGCGCGATCGAGGTGCCCGACGGGCTGGCCGACGCCCGGGCCGCGATGCTCGAGGTGCTCGCGGCGCTGGCGCGCGACCTCGGGCGCCGCGACGAGCGCACCGTGCTGGGCGGCTTCTCCCAGGGCGCGATGCTCACCGTCGACGTCGCCCTCCACGCGCCAGCGCCGGTGGCCGGCCTGGCGCTGATGTCGGGCACGCTCCTGGCCGAGGCGGTGTGGGCCCCGCGCGCGGCCGCGCTCGCCGGCGTGACCGTGTTCCAGAGCCACGGCACCCGCGATCCGCTGCTGGCGTTCGCGGGCGCCGAGCGGCTGCGCGACTTCATGCTCGCGGCCGGCGCCGAGGTCGGCTTCATGCCGTTCCCGGGCGGGCACGAGCTGCCACCGCCGGTGCTCGCCGGCGTCGGCGAGTTGCTGGCGCGCACGCTCGCCGCGTAG
- a CDS encoding CAP domain-containing protein, which yields MRIRARHVVTLGLVAACGGDDAAAIDPSVPDTPYCSPVAGFTSTALEDEILVIVNQHRAAGATCGGQAQPAVPPLTMAPALRCAARVHTKDMFDRSYFDHTNPEGQAPWDRMELAGYAWRAAGENIAGGNSTAAATMGQWMNSTGHCMNIMNGDFVDIGVGHVEAGALWTQVFGAPR from the coding sequence ATGCGGATTCGCGCGCGGCACGTCGTGACCCTCGGGCTGGTGGCGGCGTGCGGCGGCGACGACGCCGCAGCGATCGACCCGTCGGTGCCCGACACGCCCTACTGCAGCCCGGTCGCCGGCTTCACCTCGACCGCGCTCGAGGACGAGATCCTGGTGATCGTCAACCAGCACCGCGCCGCGGGCGCCACCTGCGGCGGCCAGGCCCAGCCGGCGGTGCCGCCGCTGACGATGGCGCCGGCGCTGCGGTGCGCGGCCCGGGTCCACACCAAGGACATGTTCGACCGCAGCTACTTCGATCACACCAACCCCGAGGGCCAGGCGCCGTGGGATCGGATGGAGCTGGCCGGCTACGCCTGGCGCGCGGCCGGCGAGAACATCGCCGGCGGTAACAGCACCGCGGCCGCGACGATGGGGCAGTGGATGAACAGCACCGGCCACTGCATGAACATCATGAACGGCGACTTCGTCGACATCGGCGTCGGCCACGTCGAGGCCGGCGCGCTGTGGACCCAGGTGTTCGGAGCGCCGCGATGA
- a CDS encoding HEAT repeat domain-containing protein, whose protein sequence is MTDPDRDRLRARLAEAGYTPGRRDVAPLVALIDDGELAPTLRRALARAPAEVVTRAIAAALAGAADATGAALATVLADAAARDPDARAALIATLADPRPRTQRAAVVGLGKVGGDDARAALCALWDRPELAPPLRRAVADALGKVGGDDARARLAAAADDGDPELVRRRARALLISERDADARASTLVLDRAPATPVIVVGHCRAGLEPLLAAELDEAGVLPLRLGPGRVMALLGGPLAQVAEVRIALAIGILRPLAKATAEAIADALAADEVGALLAAWTEGAIRWRLDFARGGHRRALVWATAAAVRARTPALQNQPRDATWDVVIGADEHHLELRPRALGDARFAWRVTDIPAASHPTIAAALARVAAPTADTTAWDPFVGSGGELCELARLTDGALHGSDLDERSLAAATANLTAAGVAARATLTLADALTHAPPPVDVIVTNPPMGMRLRGDVGALLAEFAARVPARLTARGRLVWLTPAASRTGPPLARAGLRRTYARPVDLGGHEVMLERWDR, encoded by the coding sequence GTGACCGACCCCGATCGCGATCGCCTGCGGGCGCGCCTGGCCGAGGCCGGCTACACGCCCGGCCGCCGCGACGTCGCGCCGCTGGTGGCGCTGATCGACGACGGCGAGCTGGCGCCGACCTTGCGCCGGGCGCTGGCCCGGGCGCCGGCCGAGGTGGTGACGCGCGCGATCGCGGCCGCGCTCGCCGGCGCCGCCGACGCCACCGGCGCGGCGCTGGCCACGGTGCTGGCCGACGCCGCGGCCCGAGATCCCGACGCCCGCGCCGCGCTGATCGCCACCCTCGCCGACCCGCGCCCGCGCACGCAGCGGGCGGCGGTCGTCGGGCTCGGCAAGGTCGGCGGCGACGACGCCCGCGCCGCGCTGTGCGCGCTGTGGGACCGCCCCGAGCTGGCGCCGCCGCTGCGCCGGGCCGTCGCCGACGCGCTCGGCAAGGTCGGCGGCGACGACGCCCGCGCTCGGCTGGCGGCCGCGGCCGACGACGGCGATCCCGAGCTGGTCCGCCGGCGCGCCCGCGCGCTCCTGATCAGCGAGCGCGACGCCGACGCGCGCGCCTCGACGCTGGTGCTCGATCGGGCCCCGGCGACGCCGGTCATCGTCGTGGGCCACTGCCGGGCCGGGCTCGAGCCGCTGCTGGCCGCCGAGCTCGACGAGGCCGGCGTCCTACCGCTGCGCCTCGGCCCGGGCCGGGTGATGGCGCTGCTCGGCGGACCGCTCGCGCAGGTAGCCGAGGTGCGGATCGCGCTGGCGATCGGGATCCTGCGCCCGCTGGCCAAGGCCACCGCCGAGGCGATCGCCGACGCCCTCGCCGCCGACGAGGTCGGCGCGCTGCTGGCGGCGTGGACCGAGGGCGCGATCCGCTGGCGCCTCGACTTCGCGCGCGGCGGCCACCGCCGGGCGCTGGTGTGGGCGACGGCGGCGGCGGTGCGGGCCCGGACGCCGGCGCTGCAGAACCAGCCGCGCGACGCGACCTGGGACGTGGTGATCGGCGCCGACGAGCACCACCTCGAGCTCCGCCCGCGCGCGCTCGGCGACGCGCGCTTCGCGTGGCGGGTCACCGACATCCCGGCGGCGTCGCACCCGACGATCGCCGCGGCCCTGGCCCGGGTCGCCGCGCCGACCGCCGACACCACCGCGTGGGATCCGTTCGTCGGATCCGGCGGCGAGCTGTGCGAGCTGGCCCGGCTCACCGACGGCGCGCTCCACGGCAGCGATCTCGACGAGCGGTCGCTGGCGGCGGCGACCGCCAACCTCACCGCCGCCGGCGTCGCGGCGCGCGCGACCCTGACCCTGGCCGACGCCCTGACCCACGCGCCGCCGCCGGTCGACGTGATCGTCACCAACCCGCCGATGGGCATGCGCCTGCGCGGCGACGTCGGCGCGCTCCTGGCCGAGTTCGCGGCGCGGGTGCCGGCGCGCCTGACCGCGCGCGGGCGGCTGGTGTGGCTGACGCCGGCGGCGAGCCGCACCGGCCCGCCCCTGGCCCGCGCCGGCCTGCGCCGCACCTACGCGCGCCCGGTCGACCTCGGCGGCCACGAGGTCATGCTCGAGCGCTGGGATCGCTGA
- a CDS encoding HAD family hydrolase — MITTVSFDAGQTLIELDTAMLAARLAERGVVAHPAALAAAQPAAWQHYERVVRAGGHAQPWQGFMAQLIATAAGVDGARADALAAWLWTEQPARNLWRRPVPGMRALVRDLRAAGVAVGVLSNSEGRLAELFAEIGWADEFAAVIDSGKVGVDKPDPRIFALTLAALGGAPATAVHVGDSRSADVDGARAAGWRAIWFGPTAAATPSAAAADVAIAADAAGVRAALTAWGVAGVSDPSARA, encoded by the coding sequence ATGATCACCACGGTCTCGTTCGACGCCGGCCAGACGCTGATCGAGCTCGACACCGCGATGCTGGCCGCGCGCCTGGCCGAGCGCGGCGTCGTCGCGCACCCGGCGGCGCTCGCGGCGGCGCAGCCGGCGGCGTGGCAGCACTACGAGCGGGTCGTCCGCGCCGGCGGGCACGCGCAGCCGTGGCAGGGGTTCATGGCCCAGCTGATCGCGACCGCGGCGGGCGTCGACGGCGCGCGCGCCGACGCGCTGGCGGCGTGGCTGTGGACCGAGCAGCCGGCGCGCAACCTGTGGCGGCGGCCGGTGCCGGGGATGCGCGCGCTCGTGCGCGATCTGCGCGCGGCCGGCGTCGCGGTCGGGGTGCTGTCGAACTCCGAGGGCCGCCTGGCCGAGCTGTTCGCCGAGATCGGCTGGGCTGACGAGTTCGCGGCGGTGATCGACTCGGGCAAGGTCGGCGTCGACAAGCCCGACCCCCGGATCTTCGCGCTGACCTTGGCCGCGCTCGGGGGCGCGCCGGCGACGGCGGTCCACGTCGGCGACTCGCGCTCGGCCGACGTCGACGGGGCGCGCGCGGCCGGCTGGCGCGCGATCTGGTTCGGGCCGACCGCGGCGGCGACGCCGAGCGCGGCCGCCGCCGACGTGGCGATCGCCGCCGACGCCGCCGGCGTGCGCGCGGCGCTGACCGCGTGGGGCGTGGCCGGGGTCAGCGATCCCAGCGCTCGAGCATGA
- a CDS encoding magnesium transporter CorA family protein gives MTEGSAEARAPQVTVVAFDFAGKQDPTIPLAEAPAAMAAGRFVWIDVDITHTAEARRLLTELAMFAPEIVDDALSLEPATQIARYDDYVHLVMSGCRLVGPKFDLERVDAIMGAEFLVTLHRGPTVFLDAVRKSFHADFVRFAQSPSFMLYELWDHLIDNYLSVHKVFEERVEQVQHALIATVDESVFPLASELTSDLLHLRKVVLPARAVLTDLSTRKSPFVSEATQPFLGNMVGTVERVLQDVLVDRDILSGALNNYMSMVAHQTNKVMSKLTVVSVIFLPLTFLCGVYGMNFKVLPEAEWHYGYLYFWGLALVIVGGLLYLMRRNKLL, from the coding sequence ATGACCGAGGGATCCGCCGAAGCGCGCGCGCCGCAGGTCACGGTGGTCGCGTTCGACTTCGCCGGCAAGCAGGATCCGACGATCCCGCTGGCCGAGGCGCCGGCCGCGATGGCCGCCGGCCGGTTCGTCTGGATCGACGTCGACATCACCCACACGGCCGAGGCCCGCCGCCTGCTCACCGAGCTGGCGATGTTCGCGCCGGAGATCGTCGACGACGCGCTGTCGCTCGAGCCGGCCACGCAGATCGCCCGCTACGACGACTACGTGCACCTGGTCATGTCGGGCTGCCGCCTGGTCGGCCCCAAGTTCGACCTCGAGCGCGTCGACGCGATCATGGGCGCCGAGTTCCTGGTGACGTTGCACCGCGGGCCGACGGTGTTCCTCGACGCCGTGCGCAAGAGCTTCCACGCCGACTTCGTGCGCTTCGCGCAGAGCCCGAGCTTCATGCTCTACGAGCTCTGGGATCACCTGATCGACAACTACCTCTCGGTCCACAAGGTGTTCGAGGAGCGGGTCGAGCAGGTCCAGCACGCGCTGATCGCCACGGTCGACGAGTCGGTGTTCCCGCTCGCGTCGGAGCTGACCTCCGACCTGCTGCACCTGCGCAAGGTCGTGCTCCCGGCCCGCGCGGTGCTGACCGATCTGTCGACCCGCAAGTCGCCGTTCGTCAGCGAGGCGACCCAGCCGTTCCTCGGCAACATGGTCGGCACCGTCGAGCGCGTGCTGCAGGACGTGCTGGTCGATCGCGACATCCTGTCGGGCGCGCTCAACAACTACATGTCCATGGTCGCGCACCAGACCAACAAGGTCATGAGCAAGCTGACCGTCGTCAGCGTGATCTTCCTGCCGCTGACGTTCCTGTGCGGCGTCTACGGCATGAACTTCAAGGTCCTGCCCGAGGCCGAGTGGCACTACGGCTACCTGTACTTCTGGGGCCTGGCGCTGGTGATCGTGGGCGGGCTCCTCTACCTCATGCGCCGCAACAAGCTCTTGTGA
- the dmeF gene encoding CDF family Co(II)/Ni(II) efflux transporter DmeF encodes MHAPAEHAHHGDLAVAATHGERRTAWVVVITFLTMVAELIAGHVTGSLALTADGWHMASHAGALGLALGAYWFARTRAASSHFTFGTGKVYALAGFTSGVLLVVVAGWMGIEAVLRLREHAVVAYGEAIPIAVGGLVVNLACALILGADHGHDHGHGGHAHEHGADVHGDHDHGDHEHGDHEHGDHDHGDHDHGGHDHDHGHGARTAEAPPATDHNLRAAYVHVLADALTSVLAIGALVAGKYAGLWYLDAAVGLLGGLVIGRWAIGLCRTAALPLLDVVPSHQVAHTIETRLEQIDDVRVADLHLWDMAPGRRGCIVTLVTAAPRDVQYYRAAILATAPIAHLTVEIHRCSRGHAPA; translated from the coding sequence GTGCACGCGCCGGCCGAGCACGCCCACCACGGCGATCTGGCGGTGGCCGCGACCCACGGCGAGCGTCGCACCGCCTGGGTCGTCGTGATCACGTTCCTGACCATGGTCGCCGAGCTGATCGCGGGCCATGTCACGGGTTCGCTGGCGCTGACCGCTGACGGCTGGCACATGGCCTCGCACGCCGGCGCGCTGGGCCTGGCGCTGGGCGCGTACTGGTTCGCGCGCACGCGCGCGGCCTCGAGCCACTTCACGTTCGGGACCGGTAAGGTCTACGCGCTGGCCGGGTTCACCAGCGGCGTGCTGCTGGTGGTCGTGGCCGGCTGGATGGGGATCGAGGCGGTCCTGCGGCTGCGCGAGCACGCGGTGGTGGCCTACGGCGAGGCGATCCCGATCGCGGTCGGCGGGCTGGTCGTCAACCTCGCGTGCGCGCTGATCCTCGGCGCCGATCATGGCCACGACCACGGCCACGGCGGGCACGCCCATGAGCACGGCGCCGACGTGCACGGCGATCACGATCACGGCGATCACGAACATGGCGATCACGAACATGGCGATCACGATCATGGCGATCACGATCATGGCGGCCACGATCACGACCACGGCCACGGCGCGCGGACGGCCGAGGCGCCGCCGGCGACCGATCACAACCTGCGCGCGGCGTACGTCCACGTGCTGGCCGACGCGCTCACCAGCGTGCTGGCGATCGGCGCGCTGGTCGCCGGTAAGTACGCGGGCCTGTGGTACCTCGACGCTGCGGTCGGCCTGCTCGGCGGCCTGGTGATCGGGCGCTGGGCCATCGGCCTGTGCCGGACCGCGGCGCTGCCGCTGCTCGACGTGGTGCCCTCGCACCAGGTGGCCCACACGATCGAGACACGGCTCGAGCAGATCGACGACGTCCGGGTCGCCGACCTGCACCTGTGGGACATGGCGCCGGGGCGGCGCGGGTGCATCGTCACGCTCGTGACCGCGGCGCCGCGCGACGTGCAGTACTACCGGGCCGCGATCCTGGCGACGGCGCCGATCGCCCACCTCACCGTCGAGATTCACCGCTGCTCGCGCGGCCACGCCCCGGCATGA
- a CDS encoding aminoacyl-tRNA deacylase, with protein sequence MAVRALRAAGVAFTPHLYTWAPHGGTAASAAHLGVDEHLVVKTLIFEDDRRRPMCVLMHGDREVSAKNLARTLGVKTTAPCAPAVADKHSGYQVGGTSPFGLRARMPIYCERTVAALPCLYVNGGQRGFLVALTGVDLVRVLAPTLVDVAAGG encoded by the coding sequence ATGGCCGTCCGGGCGTTGCGCGCGGCCGGCGTGGCCTTCACGCCGCACCTCTACACCTGGGCGCCGCACGGCGGCACGGCCGCTTCGGCCGCGCACCTCGGGGTCGACGAGCACCTGGTCGTGAAGACGCTGATCTTCGAGGACGACCGACGGCGACCGATGTGCGTGCTCATGCACGGCGACCGCGAGGTCTCGGCCAAGAACCTGGCGCGCACGCTCGGGGTCAAGACCACCGCGCCGTGCGCGCCCGCGGTCGCCGACAAGCACTCGGGATACCAGGTCGGCGGCACATCTCCGTTCGGGCTGCGCGCCCGGATGCCGATCTACTGCGAGCGCACCGTCGCCGCGCTGCCGTGCCTGTACGTCAACGGCGGTCAGCGCGGCTTCCTGGTCGCGCTCACCGGCGTCGACCTGGTCCGGGTGCTGGCCCCGACGCTGGTCGACGTCGCCGCCGGCGGGTAG
- a CDS encoding fasciclin domain-containing protein codes for MKTFALTALAVCSLAACGDSDDPVIDPPGPVSIVETAQATPSLSTLVAAVQFASDDGDLVDLLAAPGALTVFAPTNAAFDALAVELTGNAGATGADLLTEANKPLLRTVLTYHVLTAEVGSAAIPFGMPITTAEGSIFKIEPGPPPTITDGRNRTAAITAVDIDATNGVVHLIDRVILPADQNIVERAQGLAAGDPAEFTILVEAVVAAGLVDTLSGPGPFTVFAPTDAAFAALLTELGVTKEALLADTALLTRVLTYHVVAAQVLEAQVPVNMAITTVETGTFTVDGDLRITDGRDRVANIVGTDVFATNGVIHVLDRVILPAP; via the coding sequence ATGAAGACGTTCGCCCTGACCGCCCTCGCTGTGTGCTCGCTCGCCGCCTGCGGTGACTCCGATGATCCCGTGATCGATCCGCCCGGCCCGGTGTCGATCGTCGAGACCGCCCAGGCGACGCCGTCACTGTCGACCCTGGTCGCCGCGGTGCAGTTCGCCTCCGACGACGGCGACCTCGTCGATCTGCTCGCCGCGCCCGGCGCGCTGACGGTGTTCGCGCCCACCAACGCCGCGTTCGACGCGCTCGCGGTCGAGCTGACCGGGAACGCCGGCGCCACCGGCGCGGACCTGCTGACCGAGGCCAACAAGCCGCTGTTGCGGACGGTGCTGACCTACCACGTGTTGACGGCCGAGGTCGGCTCGGCCGCGATCCCGTTCGGCATGCCGATCACCACCGCCGAGGGCAGCATCTTCAAGATCGAGCCCGGCCCGCCGCCGACCATCACCGATGGCCGCAACCGGACCGCCGCGATCACCGCGGTCGACATCGACGCGACCAACGGCGTGGTCCACCTGATCGATCGGGTGATCCTGCCGGCGGATCAGAACATCGTCGAGCGGGCCCAGGGGCTCGCGGCCGGTGACCCGGCCGAGTTCACGATCCTGGTCGAGGCGGTGGTCGCCGCCGGGCTGGTCGACACGCTGTCGGGCCCAGGGCCGTTCACGGTGTTCGCGCCGACCGACGCGGCCTTCGCCGCGCTGCTGACGGAGCTCGGGGTCACCAAGGAGGCGCTGCTCGCGGACACCGCGCTCTTGACCCGGGTGCTGACCTACCACGTCGTGGCCGCCCAGGTCCTCGAGGCCCAGGTGCCGGTCAACATGGCGATCACGACCGTCGAGACCGGGACGTTCACCGTCGACGGCGACCTGCGCATCACCGACGGCCGCGACCGCGTGGCCAACATCGTCGGCACCGACGTGTTCGCGACCAACGGCGTCATCCACGTCCTCGACCGCGTGATCCTGCCGGCGCCGTGA
- a CDS encoding sigma-70 family RNA polymerase sigma factor yields MSIVLAWIASLFDVDPSLIERIAAGDAAALRQLYDRLGPRVRAVAAKVLGNPSDADDVVQETFVEIWHRARGFDPARGSLVSWVTMLAHRRAIDRLRRRGTRPTAAVAGADVELSSASSPHEDAAQRQARDRIAQALTALPDDQRQAIELMYFQGMSQSEAADHLGAALGTFKSRVRAAMTRLGTLLDELAPEARP; encoded by the coding sequence GTGTCGATCGTGCTGGCCTGGATCGCGAGCCTGTTCGACGTCGATCCGTCGCTGATCGAACGGATCGCCGCGGGTGACGCCGCGGCGCTGCGGCAGCTCTACGATCGCCTGGGCCCGCGGGTCCGCGCCGTCGCGGCCAAGGTGCTGGGCAACCCCAGCGACGCCGACGACGTGGTCCAGGAGACCTTCGTCGAGATCTGGCACCGCGCGCGCGGGTTCGATCCAGCGCGCGGCTCGCTCGTATCCTGGGTGACGATGCTGGCCCACCGCCGCGCGATCGACCGCCTGCGCCGGCGCGGCACGCGGCCGACCGCCGCGGTCGCCGGCGCCGACGTCGAGCTATCCTCGGCCTCGTCGCCCCACGAGGACGCGGCCCAGCGCCAGGCCCGGGACCGCATCGCCCAGGCCCTGACGGCGCTGCCCGACGATCAGCGCCAGGCGATCGAGCTCATGTACTTCCAGGGCATGTCCCAGAGCGAGGCCGCCGATCACCTCGGCGCGGCGCTCGGCACGTTCAAGAGCCGGGTGCGCGCCGCCATGACCCGGCTGGGGACCTTGCTCGACGAGCTGGCGCCGGAGGCGCGGCCATGA